CGCGCTCGGCGGCGCCACGCGCGTGGCCGAGGACGAGACCGGAATCCTGTGGCGCCGCAACTGGCTCGCTGCGGACGCCTGGGCCGCCGTGGAGGTCGTCAACGCCACGCCCGAGCCGGACGGCGCGCGCAGGCATTTCTTCCTCCAGGTGCCGGCCAATCTGCACACGCCGCGCGAAGCGGTCGCATGGACTTACGGCATGAGGGCAGAGGCCTATACGCACCTCGTGCAGCGGACGTGAGGCTCAGCTGCGGTAGTAGCGCCACATCCGCAGGAAGGTGCGATGGATCGTGTCCGGCGGCTGATCGAACGGCTCGACATTGATCCGCACCATGTTGGTGTGGCTCATTCGCCAGGGCAGGCGCATCAGCCAGCGCCAAGACGGCTGCTTGCGCCAGTCGGCCACGAGCGCGCTGGTGAGCGGCGCGTTCAGCACGATCTGGAGTTCATGCACCGTCATGGCGCGCTCGGCGATCTCGACAAGATCGATGCGCTCGATGGCGCGCCACCGGATCAGGCCGAAGGCCTGGACGAAGATGCCGTACTGGTTCGCGCCGATCGTGGGCCGGCCGGTCTCGAGCAGTGGAATGTTGTAGTAGGTGAACCCGGCCGCGAGCGCCGCGAGCACAAGCCAGTAGAATGCACCGGTGAGAAACGCGGCCGTGCAGAAGATCGCGGCCAGCGCCGCCGTGACGTAGACCGGGAAATAGACATCGTCGCGGCCATAAGCGACCGAGTAGCCACCGACATGTTCCTCGTTCAGGGCTGCGATCATGGACGCGAAGGCTACGACCATCGACCGCAAATAAAAACGGCCGCAAATAAAAACGGGGCCGTGAGGCCCCGTCAAAAGTCTTTCAGCTTATTCCGCGATCTTACTTGATCTTGGCTTCGCGGAATTCGACGTGCTTGCGCGCGACCGGGTCGTACTTCTTCTTGACCAGCTTGTCGGTCATGGTGCGCGAATTCTTCTTGGCGACGTAGTAGAAGCCGGTGTCAGCCGAAGACACGAGCTTGACCTTGATGGTGACCGCTTTGGCCATGTTCTGAACCTCAGAAAATTGGGGAATCTGGAGCCGGCCAAACGGCCCGCGTTGGCCGGCAACGTAGCCAGAAACCGCCTGATGTCAAGGTTTTACACCTGGAAAACCACTCAAATCGGGCCCATTAAGCCTCGAAGAAGCGGTTTTTCGGCCGGGGCAGGCCCAGATTCTCCCTCAAAGTGGCCCCTTCATACTCTTTCCGGAAAATCCCGCGGCGCTGGAGCTCCGGGACCACCTTGTCGACGAAATCGTCGAGGCCGGCGGGCAGGAACGGGAACATGATGTTGAAGCCGTCGGAGCCGCGCCCGACCAGCCATTCCTCCATCTGGTCGGCAATGGTTTTCGCCGTGCCGACGAACGACAGCCCGCCATAGCCGCCGACGCGCTGGGCGAGCTGGCGCACGGTGAGCTTGTCGCGAGCGGCGAGATCGACCATGCGCTGACGGCCGCTCTTGCTGGCATTGGTCTCGGGGATCTCGGGGAGGGGGCCATCGGGATCGAAGCCGGAGGCGTCGGTGCCGAGGATGACCGAGAGCGAAGCGATGGCGCTGTCGTAATGCACGCGGCTGTCGAGCAGCGCGCGCTTCTCCTTGGCTTCATCGACGCTGTCGCCGACCACGACGAAGGCGCCGGGCAGGATCTTGAGGTGCTCGGGGTCGCGGCCGACCTTCTCCATGCGGCCCTTGATGTCCGCATAGAGCTTCTGTCCGTCGGCGAGGCTGCTGCCGCCGGTGAACACGGCTTCGGCGGTTTCGGCCGCGAGCTGCTTGCCGTCTTCCGACGCGCCGGCCTGCACGATCACCGGCCAGCCCTGCACGGGGCGGGCGATGTTGAGGGGACCACGGACCTTCAGATATTTGCCGTTGTGGTCGAGCGTGTGCATCTTTGCGGGATCGAAGAACAGGCCGGATTCCACATCGCGCACGAAGGCATCGTCGGCGAAGGAATCCCAGAGGCCCGTGACGACGTCGTAGAACTCGCGGGCGCGCTTGTAGCGCTCGGCGTGCTCCATGTGGTCGTCGAGGCCGAAATTCAGCGCCGCGTCCGGGTTCGAGGTGGTGACGATGTTCCAGCCGGCGCGGCCGCCGCTGAGATGGTCGAGCGAGGCGAAGCGGCGCGCGACATGATAGGGCTCGTCAAACGTGGTCGAGCCGGTCGCGATCAGGCCGATCCGCTCGGTGACGGCAGAGAGCGCCGACAGCAGCGTGAACGGCTCGAACGAGGTCACGGTGTGGCTGCGCTTGAGCGCGTTGATCGGCATGTTCAAGACGGCCAAGTGATCGGCCATGAAAAAGGCGTCGAACTTGCCGGCCTCGAGCTTTTGGATCAGCGTCTTGATGTGGCCGAAATTGAAATTGGCGTCGGGCCAGGCTCCGGGATAGCGCCAGGCGCCGGTGTGGATGCTGATCGGGCGCATGAACGCGCCAAGCTTGAGTTGCCGTTGTGCCATCGCCCCGTATCCGTTCTGGGTGTCGTTCGCAAAGACATAGGGACGCGGCGGAACTCTGCCATTGGGAAGGCTGGGAAGAATTTTTCGTTTTTCGATCAACTCTCAGCACGTTCGCGTCATTCCGGGGCGCTGCGTAGTGGCAAGCTATGATGCGCGATTGCGCATCTGAGAAGCCATCAAGCCGCAGGCGCCGAGCGAGGGGGATTACTGCCCCCGCGCCCTTTGATCGAAGGCGCTCAGCACGGCGAGCGTCATCGCGGTGACGCCGGTCTGGATGGTCGGTTTCGGCACCGGGGCGAATTGCGGCGAGTGGTTGCCGGGAAGCGGCGGTCCGCTGCCGTTACGCGCGGCGGCAACGCGGTCGGGCTCATAGACGCCGATGTTGAAGAACATCGAAGGCACGCCGGCGTTGACATATTCCGAATAGTCCTCGCTGGTCGTGTTCGCAGGACTGACGTTGAACTTGTCGCCGAAGGCCGCTTTCAGCACCCGCTCGGCCTGGCCGACCACGGCGGCATCGTTGACCACCGCCTTGGTCCCCTCGTCGAGATGGATTTCGGGCGCAGGCGCATCCGCCATCGCAGCCACCGCCTTCGCCGTCCGCTCGATCCCCGCCAGCATCCTGGCGCGCACCTGCGGCTTGAAGCTGCGGATCGTGCCGATCACCCTGGCCTCGTCGGGAATGATGTTGCCGGCGGTGCCGGCGTGGATCGCGCCGATGGTGACGAGGCCGAATTCGGTCGGGTCCTTCTCGCGGCTGATCACGCTCTGCACGTCGACGACGAAGCGGGATGCCATCATGACGGGATCGATGGTCACCTGCGGTATCGCGCCATGGCCGCCGCGGCCAAGGAATCTGATGAAGAGACCGTCGACATTCGACGATCCGACCCCGACCCTGTAGGTCACCGAGCCATAGGCTCCACTGCCATCGTGCAGGGCAAATCCCACATCGGGCTTCGGAAAGCGGGTGAACAGGCCATCGTCGATCATCGCCCTTGCGCCCGCGACCTCTTCCTCGGCGGGCTGCGCGATGAACATCAGCGTACCGTGCCACTGGTCCTTGATGCCGACCAGGGTCTTGGCCGTGCCGACCCAGCTCGCCATGTGGATGTCATGGCCGCAGCTATGGGCGACGAATGTCTCGCGGCCCTGCCAGATCTGCTTGTCGCGGCTGGCATAGGGCAGGCCGGTCTTCTCCTCCATCGGCAGCGCATCGAGCTCGGTGCGAACCATGATGGTGGGACCGTCGCCGTTCCTGTAGATGGCAACAACACCTGTCTTGCCGACGTGCTCGGTGACCTCAAAGCCGATCGTGCGCATCTCGGCGGCGAGTTTCGCCGCGGTCTTCTCTTCCTGGAAGGCGATCTCGGGATGGGCGTGGATGTCCTTGTAGAGCGCGTCGAGCTTCGGATAGTCGCTCTCGAAGGAAGTCTCGATCGTTTGCTTCAATCTGGCGACGTCGAGCTCCGCATGGGCAGGCAGCGAGAGCAGGCTGCACAACGCGACGGAAGCGAGCAGAGGCCTTGCGAACCGCGTCATCCGACCCTCCAGTCGTTTAAGCGCCTTTTCCCTCACCTAGCACATCTCGTTGCATCTTGCCGCCATGGAAATGCAACAACGGCACCGGCGCATCGTGACGAAAGGGAGGCCGGTCGCAACGCGGCGGGCGCGCCTGTTCGAACCAATCCGCTTCTAGTCCCGACCAAGCCATAACCTCGCAAGGAGACCCGACATGGCCGGCGCAATGACAGTGGATGGCGGCATGGTCCGCATAGATCGGCCCATGCCCTGGGTCGGCCGGCTGCTGTCGTTGCCGCTGCTGGCGGCGAGCGGCTATCTCCTGTGGAATGTCGCGCTCGGCCTGCGCCAGGATTTTTCCGGCTTCGGCCGACTCGCCGACGATCTCGTGCCGGTGCTGGTGTTCACCGGTCTCGGCCTGCTCGTCGGCATTCCAGGACTGATCCTGCTGACCTTCCGCACCTTCGTCGTGCTCAACGAGACGCTGCGCCAGATCGTCATCACCAGCCAGTTCGGCCCGTTGAATTTTCGCAAGCACCGCGATCTCGCCGACTACCATTTCATCAGCATCACGGAAGACTACGATCCGGAGCTGACGGCCTATGACGTCAATCAGTGCGGCAACAAGGGTACCGAACCGATCAACCTGATGAGCTTCACGAAGCGTGACGACGCCGACAGGCTGGCCGGCGAAATCGGCCGCGTGCTCAAGCTGCCGGCGCGTGACTATGTCGGCACCGAGCCGGACGCCGACTAAGTCGGTCTGTCATTCCGGGGCGCGCGCCCCGGAATGACACGGAACAGCCCCTAGCTTAAAATATCCTTCTGCATCTTGCCGCCGTAGAAATGGAAGAACGGCACAGGCGCGTCGTGGCGCAGCGGGCCGATGGCAAGGCGGGTGTCGAGCTCGTTGAGCACGTTGCGCGTCATCGGATGCAGTTCGGCGAGCGGCTTCGAGCCGAGCTCGACCCAGACCAGCTCGACCAGCTCCGCATCGGCGTGGATGACGCCCTCGACGCGGTGGCTGATGGCGGAGGCATCGGCGGTGAAGAAGCGCGTATCGAAGCGCTTGACGCGGCCGGGCGGGGTGATCGCGCGTGCGATCAAGAACAGGCTGGAGGGATCAGGCAGGAGGCCTGCATCCGCGAACGGCTTCCACGGACCCTCGAGCCTGGCCTTGCCCTCGACCTTGCGCCCGAGGCAGAGGCCGGTCTCCTCACAGGCTTCGCGGATCGCGGCGATCGCCAGCGATTTCGCGCGCGAGGCCGGCGTCTTCGGGCTGCCCTTGGCGAGGTTGGCTTCCAGCTCCGCGGTGATGGGGGCCGCACACGGCACGCGATGATCGTCCTTGTCGACGCGGCCGCCGGGGAAGACGAATTTTCCGGGCATGAACACCACCTTGTCGTGGCGCTTGCCGACCAGCACCTTCGGAATGGTGCCGCTGCGATCGACCAGGATCAGCGTCGCCGCATCGCGCGGGCGGAAATAGGGATGGTGGTCGGCTTCCTTCTCGTCGTGAACCTTTGCCTTCTCGGCCGCCTGCGCCGTATCGGTCATGTCCTCACCCAAACTGCTTCTTGCTTATTTGCTTACACCGGCGGAATACCATCCGGAGGGTTCTCGTCAAACCCGTGCATGCGCAGAGCCCATTGCAAGCCGACCACAGCTCCCTTCACCGGCTGGAGCAGCCCGAGCGAGGCAAAGAACGTGAAGGGCAGATAGGCCACGAAGGTCAGCCAGATCGGCGTCGTGTAATTGGTCTCGATCCAGAGAATCGCCGGCACGGTAACGTGGCCGACGATGACGATGACGAGATAGGCGGGCAGGTCGTCGGCGCGGTGCGGCGTGAAATCGAGGCCGCATGCGCTGCAATTGTCAGCTGTCTTCAGGAAGGCGCGGAACAGCTTGCCTTGGCCGCAGCGCGGGCAGCGGCTGCGAAAGCTGCGCTTCATTGCGGTCCAGACGTCGCGCTTCTCGACGAGACCGGTCTCGCGCGTCCAGATCTTCGGGGCCGTGCTCATCGTCACCACGCCTTGCCCTTCTTGCTCTTACCCTGGTTCTTGCCCTTGTTCTTTCTCGGCGTCCTGCCCTTGCCGGATTTTTGCTTCTCCGGCTTGCGTTTTCTCTCCGGGCTGCGGCCGGGATGCGCCTTGGACGATTTTCGCGCGGCGCGGAACGGACGGCGCTCGCGCGGGCCGCTCTCGCTGTCCGAGGACAGCAGCTCGAAACGTAGCGCACCGGCGATGGGCGCCGCTTCGATCAGGCGGACGTCGACGACGTCGCCGAGCTGATACATGGTGCCGCTGCGGGTGCCGACCAGCGCGTGGCGGCTCTCGTCATAGTTGAAATATTCCGTGCCGAGGGATCGGATCGGGATCAGGCCGTCGGCGCCGGTCTCGGAGAGCTTCACGAACAGGCCGGCGCGGGTGACGCCGGAGACGCGGCCCTGGAAGCTCGCGCCGATGCGGTCGGCGAGGTGATGGGCGATCAGCCGGTCGACGGTCTCGCGCTCGGCCTTCATCGCGCGCCGCTCGGTCAGCGAAATATGCGCGGCGACCTCGCCGAGGCTCTCCGGCGTCTCGCTGTCGGGCAGGGCGCCTTCGCCGAGCCCGAGCGCGCGGACCAGCGCGCGGTGCACGACGAGGTCGGCGTAGCGGCGGATCGGCGAGGTGAAATGCGCGTAGCGGCGCAAATTCAGGCCGAAATGACCGTAATTCTCCGAGGAGTATTCCGCCTGCGCCTGCGCGCGCAGCACCACCTCGCTGACCAGCGGGTAATAGTCGTGGCCTTCGAGCTGGGCCAGCACGCGGTTGAACAGGGTGGGGCGCAGCGCGCCTGATTTGGTGAACGGGACGTCGAGCGTCTCCAGGAACTCCGCCAGCGCATGGACCTTCTCCAGCGTCGGCTCGTCATGCACGCGGTAGATCAGCGGGAGCGATTTCTTCTCCAGCATCTCGGCCGCGGCGACGTTGGCGAGGATCATGAACTCCTCGATCAGCTTGTGCGCATCGAGACGCTCGGGCACGACGACGCGGTCGACCGTGCCGTCGCTCTTGAGCAGGATCTTGCGCTCGGGCAGATCGAGGTTGAGCGGATCGCGCTCGTCACGGGCCCGCTTGACGCAGGCGTAGGCGGCGTAGAGCGGCCTCAGGATCGGATCGAGCAGGGGACCGGTGGTGTCATCGGTGCGGCCGTCGATCGCGGCCTGCGCCTGCGCGTAGTTCAGCTTCGCCGCCGAGCGCATCAGGATGCGATGAAAACTGTGCGAGCGCTTGCGACCATCGGGGCCGATCACCATGCGCACCGCGAGCGCGCCGCGCGGCTCGCCTGGCACCAGCGAGCAGAGATTGTTGGAGATGCGCTCGGGCAGCATCGGCACGACGCGGTCGGGGAAATAGACCGAGTTGCCGCGATCGAGCGCGTCGCGGTCGAGCGCGGTGCCCGGCCGGACGTAGAAGCTGACATCGGCGATGGCGACGTTGACGATGAAGCCGCCTTTGTTGTTGGGATCATCGTCTGCCTGCGCATGCACCGCGTCGTCGTGATCCTTGGCGTCAGGCGGATCGATGGTGACGAGCGGGACGTCGCGCCAGTCCTCGCGTCCCCTAAGGTTCGCAGGTTCTGCCGCTTCCGCCTCGCGCTCGGCGGCGGCGGAGAACTGCAGCGGGATCTCGTGGGCGTAGATCGCGATCAGGCTGATCGCTTTCTCCGATTTGACCGAGCCGAGCTTCTCCTTGACCCGGCCTGAGGCAAGGCCAAAGCCGCGGGTGCGGACGATGTCGACGCTGACGAGATCGCCATCCTGCGCGCCAGATGTATCGGTCCTGGCGATATTCAGCTCGCGGTCGGCGAACTTCTTGTCGACGGGGACGAGCCGTCCGCCGCCTTCGGGCAGGCTGCGAAACACGCCGAGGATGCGGCTTTTGGCCTTGTCGATGACCTTGATGATGCGGCCGCGATAGGCCGGGCCTTCGTCCTCGTCGGTGCGTTCGACGCGCAGCAGCGCGCGGTCGCCGACGCCGGCGGCGGTGCCGGGCTTGGCCCGGCGCGGCATCTCAATGAGAATTTTTGGCGGCTCGCCGCTCTCGACCTCGTCCCATTCGGCGGGGGAGGCGATCAATTCCCCGTCGCTGTCGCGGCCGGTGATGTCGGCGAGCAGCGTCGGCGGGAGCGCGTCCGGCTCGGACACCGTGTGGCGTTTTTTCTTGATGATCCCGTCGTCTGCGAGCTCGCGCAGCATGCGCTTGAGCTCGACGCGATCGGCGTTCTTCAGGCCGAACTCGCGCGCAATTTCGCGGGTTCCGACCTTTCCGTGATTTGCCTTGATGAAGGCGACGATGGCTTGCCTGTCGGGAAAGCCATGGTCATGCTTGCGTTTCACTTAACCTCTAATTCTTGATCTAATTCTTGCCGGCACTCTTCTTGGCCGGAGCCTTGGCGGCGGCTGTCTTGGTCGGCGACGTTTTGGCGGTCGACGACACGGCAGCGCGCGCCTTGCTGGTGGATTCGGTTTTGGATTTGGCCGCGGCTTTCTTCGCGGCCGGTTTCTTCTTCGGCGTTGCGTCCTCGCCGTCGGCGGATTTGGCTGACTTGGCCGGCTTCGCCTTCTTGGCGGCCTTGGCCTTGCCGCCGCCCTTGGCGGCGCGTTCATCGAGCAGCGCAATCGCCTGCGGCAGCGTGATGGCGTCCTTCTCGATCTCGGCAGGAATCGTCGCGTTGACACCGCCCGCGCTGACATAGGGGCCATAGCGGCCGGCCTTCACCGTGACGGTGCCGAGCGAGGGGTGATCGCCGATCGCCTTGCCGGGATCGGCGCCGAAGCGCCGGCTCGGGCCCTTGGCGGCCTTTTCCGCGATCAGCGTCACGGCGCGGTTGAGGCCGATGTCGAAGACTTCGTCGCCGGCCTCCAGGCTCGCATAGGTCTTCTCGTGCTTCACGAACGGCCCGAAGCGGCCGAGGCCTGCCGTGATCGGCTGGCCGGTCTCCGGATGCTTGCCGATCTCGCGCGGCAGCGACAACAGCTTCAGCGCGAGCTCGAGGTCGACATCCCCGGGCGAGGTGCCCTTCGGGATGCCCGCGCGCTTCGGCTTCTCGCCTTCCTCATAATCCTTTTGCTCGCCGAGCTGGATATAGGGGCCGAAGCGGCCGGCCTTGACCCAGACATCGCGACCCGTATCGGGATCCTGGCCGAGCGAACGGTCGGCGGTGGTCTCGCTGTCGGCGGCGAGCTGACGGGTGTAGCGGCATTCCGGATAGTTCGAGCAGCCGACGAAGGCGCCGAACTTGCCGGCCTTCAGGTTCAGCCGGCCGTTGCCGCAGCTCGGGCACTGCCTGATATCGCCACCGTCGGCGCGAGGCGGATAGATGTGCTGGCCCAGCATGTCGTCGAGCACGTCGAGCACCTGCGCGACACGCAGGTCCTTGATGTCGTCGACGGCGCCGATGAAGCCGGTCCAGAAATCCTTCAGCACCTGCTGCCAGGAGATCTCGTTGTTGGAGATGCGGTCGAGCTGCTCTTCGAGGCTGGCCGTGAAGTCGTATTCGACGTAGCGGGCGAAGAAGCTTTCGAGGAACGCGACCACGACGCGGCCCTTGTCCTCGCCGTGCAGGCGCTTCTTCTCCAGCTTGACGTAGCCGCGGTCCTTGAGGACCTGAAGGATCGAGGCGTAGGTCGAGGGACGGCCGATGCCAAGCTCTTCCATGCGCTTGACGAGGGATGCTTCCGAGAAGCGCGGCGGCGGCTCGGTGAAATGCTGCGTGACGGCGAGCGACTGCCGCTTCAGCGCGTCGTTCGGGCTCATCGCGGGCAGACGGCGGGAGTCTTCGTCCTCCTCGTCGTCGCGGCCTTCCTGATAGAGGGCGAGGAAGCCGTCGAACTTGACGACCTGGCCGGTGGCACGCAGTTCCAGCGTGCGGGCGCCGGCCTTCGCGGTGATGTCGACGGTGGTGCGCTCCAGCTCGGCCGATTCCATCTGGCTCGCGATGGTGCGCTTCCAGATCAGCTCATAGAGCCTGGCCTGGTCGGCATCGAGCTTGCGGCTCATGCTGTCGGGGCGGCGGGAGAGGTCGGTCGGACGGATCGCCTCGTGCGCTTCCTGGGCGTTCTTGGCCTTGGCCTGGTACTGGCGGGGGGCGTCCGGCACATAGGCGTTGCCGTAATCCTCGCCGATCACCGTGCGCGCCTGGGTGATCGCCTCGGGGGCGATCTGGACGCCGTCGGTACGCATATAAGTAATGAGTCCGGTGGTCTCGCCGCCGATGTCGATGCCTTCATAGAGGCGCTGGGCGATGCGCATGGTGTGCGCCGGCGCAAAGCCGTATTTGCGGCTGGCTTCCTGCTGCAGCGTCGAGGTGGTGAAGGGCGCCTGCGGATTGCGGCGGGCCGGCTTGGCGTCCACCGCGGTGACGGCGTAGCTCGCCAGTTCCAGCGCCTTCTTGAAGTCCTCGGCTTCCGCACCGGTGCCGATGTCCAGACGCTGGATCTTCTTGCCGTCGGCGCCGACGAGGCGCGCCTCGAAGGCATCGCCGCGCGGCGTGAGCAGGGTCGCGATCAGCGACCAGTATTCGCGCGGCACGAACTTCTCGATCTCGAGCTCGCGGTCGCAGACGAGGCGCAGCGCCACCGACTGCACGCGGCCGGCCGAGCGGGCGCCCGGCAGCTTGCGCCACAGCACGGGGGAGAGGGTGAAGCCGACGAGATAGTCCAGCGCGCGGCGCGCCATATAGGCGTCAACCAGCGCACCGTCGATCTCGCGCGGATTCTTCATCGCCTCCGAGACCGCCTGCTTGGTGATGGCGTTGAATACCACGCGCTCGATCTTCTGATCCTTCAGCGCGCGCTTCTCCTTCATCACCTCCAGCACGTGCCAGGAGATGGCCTCGCCCTCGCGATCAGGGTCGGTGGCGAGAATCAGGCGGTCGGCGCCCTTCAGGGATTTGGCGATATCGTTGAGCCGGCCGGCCGCCTTGGGGTCGACCTCCCAGATCATCTTGAAGTTGGCGTCGGGATCGACGGAGCCGTTCTTCGCGGGGAGATCGCGGACATGGCCGAACGAGGCCAGAACCTCGTAGGACGAGCCCAGATATTTGTTGATCGTCTTGGCTTTCGCCGGCGACTCCACAATGACGATATTCATGTAGTTCCAGTGACTTACGGGAAAATCTTAGGCCGAAGACGAAAGGACTCGGGTCGGCCGTTTCGATCCGAACATGGGTGGTGAGGCGGTCCCTGTCAAATCGAGGGGTGTTGAGAGCGTTCCGAATGGGAAAAGTTTCATATCGAGAAAGTTGCAAAATACCACCTTGGAGTTGCGCAGGATCGGCGTAAAGTTCCTCCGGGGCAGGGATTCGGGGTGGGGTCGGGTGACGAAGCCGGGAAGGAAACGGGCGCGCGCCGCATCACGCGCGCCGACACGCACGCGCAACGAGGAACCGGGGGAAGGCGGGGCCGATGAGGCGGTCGCCTTCATCTCCGAGCAGGCCGGCGCTTTGCGCAAACTCGCCGAGCGTCACAAGCTCGACGTACTGCATTATCTCCTGGGGATGACCAAGCTGGAGGCAGACGAGCATTTGCGCCTGCGGAGCAAGCGCAAGCTGTCCTAGCCGCTTCCCGGTTGCGATCAGTCCCGTCATCCCCGCGCGAGCGCAGAGCGCTCGTCGCTGGAGGTGCGAGCGGCACGATGCGGAGCATCGCGCCGGGAGCCTCGAAGGATGAACGGCCGGGCCGTCGCCCTTCGAGGCTCGCCGAAGAGGCGAGCACCTCAGCGTGACGGTGAGAGATTGTGGCGCTCTGCATCAACGTCGTCAAAGACTCGGGATTGCTGCGCTACGCTCGCAATGACGGGGTGGTCAGCCGTTGCGGCCAACCATCCGAGCCAATCGCTGCCCGAGATATTCGGCCGTGCTGAGGTCGCCCCGAGGCAGCGCGCCGTCGACCTGATGCGTCGCAAGGCCGAGCTGGCTGCCCAAGCGATTACGGCCGCCCGGATCCTCTCCGCCCGGAATATCCAGTCCGCACCAGAGCATGCCGTGCTGCGCAGCCAGAATGGAAAAGTAAGTCAGCGTGTGCAGTTGATCGCCGCTCGCGCAGGCGCCCGTCGTGAATCCGGCGGCGATCTTGTTGGCCCAACGCTGTTGGCTCCAGCGGTCACTTGACGCGTCTGCGAATGCTTTGAATTGAGCCGCGGGCCCGCCCATGTAGGTCGGGCTGCCAAATGCGACTGCGCTGGCGCGGTCGATCGCTTCGAATAGGCTCTCATTCTGGAAGCGGCCAGACACGATGTCATCGCCCGTGATGCGACAGAGTGCGATGTCCGCCACGCCATCCGCTCCACGCGCTACTGCATGCGCGAGCTTCTCGATGGTGCCGGTAATGGAGAAATAGACGATGGCGAGCAGGGGCATGGCGGTGCCACGTTGCGGTATTCAGGCATCTTTGACGCTGACTGTATTTTGTACAAGCCCCTCCACGTGGTCATTGCGAGCGCGGCGAAGCAATCCAGACTGCCTCTGCGGAAAGATTCTGGATTGCTTCGCTCCGCTCGCAATGACGGTGTCGTAGCAGACTTGCCGTCATCACGCCGAGCGCCGTCGCGGCGCAGGCCGCGGCTTCAGCGTGGTGTCTG
This is a stretch of genomic DNA from Bradyrhizobium sp. CB2312. It encodes these proteins:
- the rpmG gene encoding 50S ribosomal protein L33, which translates into the protein MAKAVTIKVKLVSSADTGFYYVAKKNSRTMTDKLVKKKYDPVARKHVEFREAKIK
- a CDS encoding LLM class flavin-dependent oxidoreductase, which translates into the protein MAQRQLKLGAFMRPISIHTGAWRYPGAWPDANFNFGHIKTLIQKLEAGKFDAFFMADHLAVLNMPINALKRSHTVTSFEPFTLLSALSAVTERIGLIATGSTTFDEPYHVARRFASLDHLSGGRAGWNIVTTSNPDAALNFGLDDHMEHAERYKRAREFYDVVTGLWDSFADDAFVRDVESGLFFDPAKMHTLDHNGKYLKVRGPLNIARPVQGWPVIVQAGASEDGKQLAAETAEAVFTGGSSLADGQKLYADIKGRMEKVGRDPEHLKILPGAFVVVGDSVDEAKEKRALLDSRVHYDSAIASLSVILGTDASGFDPDGPLPEIPETNASKSGRQRMVDLAARDKLTVRQLAQRVGGYGGLSFVGTAKTIADQMEEWLVGRGSDGFNIMFPFLPAGLDDFVDKVVPELQRRGIFRKEYEGATLRENLGLPRPKNRFFEA
- a CDS encoding amidohydrolase, coding for MTRFARPLLASVALCSLLSLPAHAELDVARLKQTIETSFESDYPKLDALYKDIHAHPEIAFQEEKTAAKLAAEMRTIGFEVTEHVGKTGVVAIYRNGDGPTIMVRTELDALPMEEKTGLPYASRDKQIWQGRETFVAHSCGHDIHMASWVGTAKTLVGIKDQWHGTLMFIAQPAEEEVAGARAMIDDGLFTRFPKPDVGFALHDGSGAYGSVTYRVGVGSSNVDGLFIRFLGRGGHGAIPQVTIDPVMMASRFVVDVQSVISREKDPTEFGLVTIGAIHAGTAGNIIPDEARVIGTIRSFKPQVRARMLAGIERTAKAVAAMADAPAPEIHLDEGTKAVVNDAAVVGQAERVLKAAFGDKFNVSPANTTSEDYSEYVNAGVPSMFFNIGVYEPDRVAAARNGSGPPLPGNHSPQFAPVPKPTIQTGVTAMTLAVLSAFDQRARGQ
- a CDS encoding NUDIX domain-containing protein, giving the protein MTDTAQAAEKAKVHDEKEADHHPYFRPRDAATLILVDRSGTIPKVLVGKRHDKVVFMPGKFVFPGGRVDKDDHRVPCAAPITAELEANLAKGSPKTPASRAKSLAIAAIREACEETGLCLGRKVEGKARLEGPWKPFADAGLLPDPSSLFLIARAITPPGRVKRFDTRFFTADASAISHRVEGVIHADAELVELVWVELGSKPLAELHPMTRNVLNELDTRLAIGPLRHDAPVPFFHFYGGKMQKDILS
- a CDS encoding DUF983 domain-containing protein, coding for MVTMSTAPKIWTRETGLVEKRDVWTAMKRSFRSRCPRCGQGKLFRAFLKTADNCSACGLDFTPHRADDLPAYLVIVIVGHVTVPAILWIETNYTTPIWLTFVAYLPFTFFASLGLLQPVKGAVVGLQWALRMHGFDENPPDGIPPV
- the rnr gene encoding ribonuclease R yields the protein MKRKHDHGFPDRQAIVAFIKANHGKVGTREIAREFGLKNADRVELKRMLRELADDGIIKKKRHTVSEPDALPPTLLADITGRDSDGELIASPAEWDEVESGEPPKILIEMPRRAKPGTAAGVGDRALLRVERTDEDEGPAYRGRIIKVIDKAKSRILGVFRSLPEGGGRLVPVDKKFADRELNIARTDTSGAQDGDLVSVDIVRTRGFGLASGRVKEKLGSVKSEKAISLIAIYAHEIPLQFSAAAEREAEAAEPANLRGREDWRDVPLVTIDPPDAKDHDDAVHAQADDDPNNKGGFIVNVAIADVSFYVRPGTALDRDALDRGNSVYFPDRVVPMLPERISNNLCSLVPGEPRGALAVRMVIGPDGRKRSHSFHRILMRSAAKLNYAQAQAAIDGRTDDTTGPLLDPILRPLYAAYACVKRARDERDPLNLDLPERKILLKSDGTVDRVVVPERLDAHKLIEEFMILANVAAAEMLEKKSLPLIYRVHDEPTLEKVHALAEFLETLDVPFTKSGALRPTLFNRVLAQLEGHDYYPLVSEVVLRAQAQAEYSSENYGHFGLNLRRYAHFTSPIRRYADLVVHRALVRALGLGEGALPDSETPESLGEVAAHISLTERRAMKAERETVDRLIAHHLADRIGASFQGRVSGVTRAGLFVKLSETGADGLIPIRSLGTEYFNYDESRHALVGTRSGTMYQLGDVVDVRLIEAAPIAGALRFELLSSDSESGPRERRPFRAARKSSKAHPGRSPERKRKPEKQKSGKGRTPRKNKGKNQGKSKKGKAW
- the topA gene encoding type I DNA topoisomerase; this encodes MNIVIVESPAKAKTINKYLGSSYEVLASFGHVRDLPAKNGSVDPDANFKMIWEVDPKAAGRLNDIAKSLKGADRLILATDPDREGEAISWHVLEVMKEKRALKDQKIERVVFNAITKQAVSEAMKNPREIDGALVDAYMARRALDYLVGFTLSPVLWRKLPGARSAGRVQSVALRLVCDRELEIEKFVPREYWSLIATLLTPRGDAFEARLVGADGKKIQRLDIGTGAEAEDFKKALELASYAVTAVDAKPARRNPQAPFTTSTLQQEASRKYGFAPAHTMRIAQRLYEGIDIGGETTGLITYMRTDGVQIAPEAITQARTVIGEDYGNAYVPDAPRQYQAKAKNAQEAHEAIRPTDLSRRPDSMSRKLDADQARLYELIWKRTIASQMESAELERTTVDITAKAGARTLELRATGQVVKFDGFLALYQEGRDDEEDEDSRRLPAMSPNDALKRQSLAVTQHFTEPPPRFSEASLVKRMEELGIGRPSTYASILQVLKDRGYVKLEKKRLHGEDKGRVVVAFLESFFARYVEYDFTASLEEQLDRISNNEISWQQVLKDFWTGFIGAVDDIKDLRVAQVLDVLDDMLGQHIYPPRADGGDIRQCPSCGNGRLNLKAGKFGAFVGCSNYPECRYTRQLAADSETTADRSLGQDPDTGRDVWVKAGRFGPYIQLGEQKDYEEGEKPKRAGIPKGTSPGDVDLELALKLLSLPREIGKHPETGQPITAGLGRFGPFVKHEKTYASLEAGDEVFDIGLNRAVTLIAEKAAKGPSRRFGADPGKAIGDHPSLGTVTVKAGRYGPYVSAGGVNATIPAEIEKDAITLPQAIALLDERAAKGGGKAKAAKKAKPAKSAKSADGEDATPKKKPAAKKAAAKSKTESTSKARAAVSSTAKTSPTKTAAAKAPAKKSAGKN